Below is a genomic region from Hypomesus transpacificus isolate Combined female chromosome 1, fHypTra1, whole genome shotgun sequence.
cacacagttgGATGCACATTGTTGAGGCCTTCACTGATCCAGATCTTTACACcagaggagatgatggagggtaagagagagaaagacatcaGTCCAGTATCTGTTGACTCACATTGTAGATGTCCGTCTCTGTGGCCCTGTAAGGGAGGCCCCGCATGTGAACACAGTGGCCCGTTGTACTCTGGAAGGAGGAGCCGCCGTCACCATAGCGACCATCCGATCCACCTGCACACAGTTCAGGGTATTCTCAACAACGGCAAACTCgtgaatacaatttaaaagaTGTGTGTGGAGCATACAAGGCCTTGAGACAGATAACAAGGCATCATAACCACTGCTTCTCCTCAAAGCCACATGAGGACaacatctcccccctccccccccagaaCCCCCACCTACCTCCATAGCCGCCACGCCGCATCCTGTCAAAGGACCCCCCCCGGCCCATCCCGTTGTAGCCTCCACGGCTCCCCGAGGGCCGGTCGTAGGGCCCCGGGCGCTGCATCCCCATGGGCTTCCTCTGGGGCTCGTAGTTGGTCCGCACCTCCGCGGGGCTGCTCTTGAAGATCTCGACGTACCTGGGAGCATACAGACGTCTCTGTGAGGACCAGGCAGGACAAAGAGCCAGAGCAGCATGGACTGAATGTAAATTTGCTCTTTATAGATATAATGATGGAAATGGGCCTATTTGATGTGCTGTCATTAATGTGGCCCATATGGACCACTATTATGGTGTAATCTGGACCGAAAAACGCTGACGCTTCACTGAATGGGTAAGAGAACACAGTGTCGTGCCAAGTGGAGAAAAGGAACCTGGCATATTCCTAAGGTCTTGAATGATACAGCAGACACTTTTCTTATGGTTACCTCAGGATGACCTACAGGGACTGTAGCATGATGTCAGTGGGCTGTGAATAGCACAATGTGTCCTTGTCATGACATACAGTGTTGTGATGCGAGAGGGCCAGTGAGGGCTCCTGAACCAGTCCCTGGCGGGGAACCCACTCGTAGCATTACCTGGAACAGTGGGATCCAGCTCCTCATGCTCAGGTGCCCTTGTTCATTGGTTTCCAACCTGGTACAACCTTGCCAGTTTGTCAACCTGTACTTAGTGCTGAGGGACCCTTGCATGTCATTGTGAAGCTGCTGCACTCTCAACCAAACATGATGAAAAAAACCAAGAACCAATTTGGTGCCCTCAGCACTAATCTTCCCATGGAATGCCGTGAGAGAATGTAGGTATATTGTTCCAATTCAGCGCTGCATTGACGCTCTGGCATTTTCTATAGCGGTCCGTTTTATAGTATGTGTTGTATTAAGCATCATCAGTGTTGAGtgcaagttgtgtgtgtgagtgtgtgttcttggTTGGATGTAGTAGGTATACACCATAAGAAAAGCAACTtttccaaccaaccaaccatccCCACCTGTGCCCTATTCTTTCCTTGTGTTTCTTTAGAGCCTTTTCAGCTATATCCTGTGAAGCAAACTGCACGAAGGCCTCCCCCGTACTCCTCCCCTGGATGTCCACCGGCAATGTTATCCCATTTGGCACGATTTCCAACCCTTCAACCCAAGGACAGATAACCCCAGCGGGGGACACATTAAATCACATGCCCAATCACAGAGAGATCACTTTCGCTAAAAAGCTGTTTTCTGACAGataaaaaagaagagagagtgagctCATGAACAAATAGAAGCTATGCATTATCACATGCTAGTTGAGTGCATCATTGAGTGAActtgcatggggggggggggggggggaggaggatggaggaataGAAAGAATatgtggagagaaggagacatcTTATCTGGCCAGGAGAAGAGATTTTTCTAAATGGGACTTGTTGCCTTGATCACCAACCATTCTACATTGGCCCCAAGaagtaacatgtttgccttctGGGTGGGCTGAGATTTCATTAAGCAATGTGAAGAGGTTCCAGGTAAATAACTGCTCTATTAACATGAGAATGATGGAAACCATTGTAGATCTATTGCTGTTCTTTACTAGTAACATTATTTTAATTGTCTGGGTGGGGCCAGAGGGGTGATGGGGAACTTGAACAATGATGGAGATGAAATCCAGGAGTCAAGAGGTTCAGTAACATGTCTGACCAAAAATATCTTCGAAGGGCTACTACTTGGTGCATTTGCCTCTAATATTTTAACTGGCTTCTTCTCCCTGTGTCCTTTCCTCCATGGTCACTGTAAATTCATGAATCAGCGGTTTGAATAGCCTACATGTTGTGTCATTTTCAATAGCCACAGTGCTTTAAAGGGAAGATAAGAGTGGCTGCATCCACTGCCATCTACCATCAGAGGCCATGACGGGGAGGAGACAGATTAGCCACGAGCACTTTGCCACTACTCCAGTACCAGGATACAGGACACTCTGGTGGACCAGTGAGAGCTGCCTACTCGTACCTGAGAAGAACTGGACTATCTCCTCCTTGCTGCAGCCAAAGGGAAGTCCTCTAAGACGAACCAGCCCATCCCCAGCAGTCTCTGGGCAATTTGGACCGGTGTGCTTCATTACCCAGTCCATCTCGACACTGTTTGACTTGAAAACTTCAAGATCggacaaacataagacaatctCAGTCACTATTAGGCCTACTTGGTACAATACTGGAGCATAAGAAGAATGTAGCCATTCGGTAATAGACAGTGAGTTTTACACACACCTTCAACATATCTGTGTCCCAAGGTTTCTCTGTCCTTCTTCACAGCAATCTTCAAATCCTCCTCTGAGTCCATTTCCACAAAGGCCTCTCCGCTGGGGCGTCCCTCACGTGTGTAGGTGAAATTAATGCTTGTGCCATTGTTCGCAATTTTGCAATCTGTTTTAACAAATATtcagcattacatttacatttagtcatttatttagcagacgctcattTCCAGAGCATTAATAGAATATGGGGGTACAGCTGTGTTCATTTACTACGTTGCATTCGCTTACCTGAGAAAAACCTCTGTACCTCATCCACAGAGCAGGACCAAGGCAGACCTCTGATACGCACCACAAATCCTTCGTCAGCCATGGTGTGTAATCTACACAAGGGGCAAAACATTATATTTTACATTAACGCACCCAAAGAAAACTACCCACAACAGCACGAGCTAAACTAACATATAATATAAGCCAAAATAAGCGAACACCAATATACGCATTTGTGCAGAttacacatttatttttagctagcatgctaacgtTGCCATCAAATCGTAATGCTAGAAAGCTAagctagttagctctagctaactaGTTAGCTAGTGTTTGATTGTTCTCGACAATGGCAGACCACGAGACTAGTAGTTGGGTTCATATATATACTAGTACTGTAGAAAATGCTTCAGTTCCCCGCCGGTTTGTACCAATTAACATAAAACTAAATAACTAGCAATAAAATGACCAGCCTAGATATCATTATATAGATTTCCGGGATCCTTCCATACGGATCTTTTCTACACAATTACAAATCGCTTGCAACTTACCTATTAAGTAGCCTAACGTTATTAGACCGGACGGGTATATATTTTACTTGAATCGCCGGATTGTTTGCTTTAATGAATCGCTTGCCTTCAAAATACCCTGCCTTACAACCTAGCTATCTATTATGCTTCGAATCGACAGCTTCTTGACTAACTAAAGATAGTGATACCACTGCCAGCTCGCTATAGCTTAACCTAGCCTAGCGCTCTCGAACTGGCCACCTCGAGTGAATGTTACGTCCACGCCCTAAATATATGACGTTACGTTGAAGATGgacaaacatttttatttaatcACATCTACACCATAGCGTATACAGCGATCTGCTAGCTAATACTCTACTAATTTATCCAGTAATGTAATGTACACATGAATTATATTTAAATGTCTTTCGAAGAGTGAACGCTGATAATATGTAGGCAATTGTTTCTTCTTCTCTACATCATGTCTGAtccaaaaaaaatgtatttggacATTATATGTCATTGCTTTATATGCAATGCATGCTTTTAACTTTAAGGAGCTTGGTTACACTCTTAGGGCTCACTGCTTATCCCTAGACTAATGATTACTATAATTAAATGTAATGAATTACAATTTTAATGTGTCCAGCATGGGGTAGTTAGAGAAATTAGAacaacaaaatgacaacaacaagAACAAAAAACATATCGCAGCATTTACCTAACAGAAAAGTTCATCAGAACTGTCAATAGGTCCCTATTAGGTAAATAGACAACCAAATGCAATAGAGAACCGAGCAACTAGACAATGTTGTGTGACAACATCAGAGGATATCTTATTTCAAGTCTTACTCAAACTCAGCATTATtggagctgcaggcagcaagCCCAAGGATCTCTTGGCCTTATGAAGCCCACCATTTCAGAAAACTCACATAG
It encodes:
- the LOC124466792 gene encoding heterogeneous nuclear ribonucleoprotein H-like isoform X1, which translates into the protein MADEGFVVRIRGLPWSCSVDEVQRFFSDCKIANNGTSINFTYTREGRPSGEAFVEMDSEEDLKIAVKKDRETLGHRYVEVFKSNSVEMDWVMKHTGPNCPETAGDGLVRLRGLPFGCSKEEIVQFFSGLEIVPNGITLPVDIQGRSTGEAFVQFASQDIAEKALKKHKERIGHRYVEIFKSSPAEVRTNYEPQRKPMGMQRPGPYDRPSGSRGGYNGMGRGGSFDRMRRGGYGGGSDGRYGDGGSSFQSTTGHCVHMRGLPYRATETDIYNFFSPLNPVRVHIEIGPDGRVTGEADVEFATHEDAVAGMSKDKANMQHRYVELFLNSTAGGSNDAYGSPMMGGMGESAADSMVSPQQGNQSSYGNGQLGAGYSGGYSSQGSMGGYSDYSKQDGMSSSYYGGGGGGSRSSMNGLSSVGTGWGM
- the LOC124466792 gene encoding heterogeneous nuclear ribonucleoprotein H-like isoform X2; amino-acid sequence: MADEGFVVRIRGLPWSCSVDEVQRFFSDCKIANNGTSINFTYTREGRPSGEAFVEMDSEEDLKIAVKKDRETLGHRYVEVFKSNSVEMDWVMKHTGPNCPETAGDGLVRLRGLPFGCSKEEIVQFFSGLEIVPNGITLPVDIQGRSTGEAFVQFASQDIAEKALKKHKERIGHRYVEIFKSSPAEVRTNYEPQRKPMGMQRPGPYDRPSGSRGGYNGMGRGGSFDRMRRGGYGGGSDGRYGDGGSSFQSTTGHCVHMRGLPYRATETDIYNFFSPLNPVRVHIEIGPDGRVTGEADVEFATHEDAVAGMSKDKANMQHRYVELFLNSTAGGSNDAYGSPMMGGMGNQSSYGNGQLGAGYSGGYSSQGSMGGYSDYSKQDGMSSSYYGGGGGGSRSSMNGLSSVGTGWGM
- the LOC124466792 gene encoding heterogeneous nuclear ribonucleoprotein H-like isoform X3 — translated: MADEGFVVRIRGLPWSCSVDEVQRFFSDCKIANNGTSINFTYTREGRPSGEAFVEMDSEEDLKIAVKKDRETLGHRYVEVFKSNSVEMDWVMKHTGPNCPETAGDGLVRLRGLPFGCSKEEIVQFFSGLEIVPNGITLPVDIQGRSTGEAFVQFASQDIAEKALKKHKERIGHRYVEIFKSSPAEVRTNYEPQRKPMGMQRPGPYDRPSGSRGGYNGMGRGGSFDRMRRGGYGGGSDGRYGDGGSSFQSTTGHCVHMRGLPYRATETDIYNFFSPLNPVRVHIEIGPDGRVTGEADVEFATHEDAVAGMSKDKANMQHRYVELFLNSTAGGSNDAYGSPMMGGMGESAADSMVSPQQGNQSSYGNGQLGAGYSGGYSSQGSMGGYSDYIR
- the LOC124466792 gene encoding heterogeneous nuclear ribonucleoprotein H-like isoform X4, producing the protein MADEGFVVRIRGLPWSCSVDEVQRFFSDCKIANNGTSINFTYTREGRPSGEAFVEMDSEEDLKIAVKKDRETLGHRYVEVFKSNSVEMDWVMKHTGPNCPETAGDGLVRLRGLPFGCSKEEIVQFFSGLEIVPNGITLPVDIQGRSTGEAFVQFASQDIAEKALKKHKERIGHRYVEIFKSSPAEVRTNYEPQRKPMGMQRPGPYDRPSGSRGGYNGMGRGGSFDRMRRGGYGGGSDGRYGDGGSSFQSTTGHCVHMRGLPYRATETDIYNFFSPLNPVRVHIEIGPDGRVTGEADVEFATHEDAVAGMSKDKANMQHRYVELFLNSTAGGSNDAYGSPMMGGMGNQSSYGNGQLGAGYSGGYSSQGSMGGYSDYIR